The proteins below are encoded in one region of Oreochromis niloticus isolate F11D_XX linkage group LG6, O_niloticus_UMD_NMBU, whole genome shotgun sequence:
- the LOC106098749 gene encoding serine/threonine-protein kinase pim-1 isoform X2 has protein sequence MDSKSRMAKRKASPEKKTPEKRRRVTEQAAPSTSTDTHQAKGMKRKAQQDGAGTTSPPKKIKLAEPTSSDKEQASSSVDAGKDCSPNTKGCTKNGRRKSEGDSKESPKKKKKDKTKNVVQNTAADQQREFQGRYVQEHHLGKGGCGVVFAGYRITDHFPVAIKHIPKDKIPIQVTDKNGKQVSMEVAIMLKLAAEADGSVGTSAPVSLLDWFDFGTELILVQERPVPAVDLYDYIKENGGCLPEEKAKVILKQLVDAAKDLEEKHIFHRDIKSENILIETSSDVPRVRIIDFGLSCFAMERSRFRFFYGTAIHTPPECYRGKKYRPGPTTVWQMGVVLYEALHVGDFNTETFLQKELEFNKHLSSHCRNFLDACLTNVPKKRPTLGDLQLHPWLR, from the exons ATGG aCTCTAAGAGCAGGATGGCTAAAAGAAAGGCCAGTCCTGAAAAGAAGACCCCCGAAAAAAGAAGGAGGGTCACTGAGCAGGCTGCTCCTTCCACCAGCACAGATACACATCAGGCCAAAGGAATGAAGCGTAAGGCCCAGCAAGATGGAGCAGGCACAACCAGTCCACCAAAGAAGATTAAACTTGCTGAGCCTACGAGCAGTGACAAGGAGCAAGCGTCTTCCTCCGTGGACGCTGGTAAAG ACTGCAGTCCAAACACAAAGGGGTGCACAAAAAATGGCAGAAGGAAGTCTGAGGGAGACAGCAAAGAGTCacccaagaaaaagaaaaaggacaaaaccaAAAACGTCGTCCAAAATACAGCAGCCGACCAGCAAC GGGAATTCCAAGGCAGATATGTGCAGGAGCACCATCTAGGAAAAGGCGGCTGTGGAGTAGTGTTTGCTGGCTACAGGATAACAGATCATTTCCCA GTAGCCATCAAACACATTCCCAAGGACAAAATCCCCATCCAAGTGACG GATAAGAACGGGAAGCAGGTCTCGATGGAAGTGGCCATTATGCTGAAGCTTGCAGCTGAAGCAGATGGATCAGTGGGAACGTCTGCACCCGTGTCTCTGCTGGACTGGTTTGACTTCGGCACAGAGCTGATCCTGGTGCAGGAGAGACCTGTCCCCGCTGTGGACCTGTATGATTACATAAAAGAAAATGGAGGATGTTTACCAGAGGAAAAGGCCAAG GTCATTCTGAAGCAACTGGTTGATGCAGCAAAGGACCTGGAGGAGAAACACATCTTTCACCGGGACATCAAGAGTGAAAACATTCTGATTGAGACCAGCTCAGATGTGCCTCGTGTTCGTATCATCGACTTTGGCCTGAGCTGCTTTGCTATGGAGCGATCGCGGTTCCGCTTCTTCTATG GTACAGCTATCCACACCCCTCCCGAATGTTACCGGGGTAAAAAATACAGGCCTGGACCCACCACGGTGTGGCAAATGGGAGTGGTGCTGTATGAAGCGCTTCATGTGGGGGACTTTAATACCGAGACGTTCCTCCAAAAGGAACTGGAATTCAACAAGCATCTGTCCTCAC acTGCCGGAATTTCTTGGACGCATGTTTAACCAATGTCCCGAAGAAGCGCCCAACACTGGGAGACCTCCAGCTTCACCCCTGGCTCAGATAA
- the LOC106098749 gene encoding serine/threonine-protein kinase pim-1 isoform X1 translates to MKKETRKNTNAGDKKDPGDQDSKSRMAKRKASPEKKTPEKRRRVTEQAAPSTSTDTHQAKGMKRKAQQDGAGTTSPPKKIKLAEPTSSDKEQASSSVDAGKDCSPNTKGCTKNGRRKSEGDSKESPKKKKKDKTKNVVQNTAADQQREFQGRYVQEHHLGKGGCGVVFAGYRITDHFPVAIKHIPKDKIPIQVTDKNGKQVSMEVAIMLKLAAEADGSVGTSAPVSLLDWFDFGTELILVQERPVPAVDLYDYIKENGGCLPEEKAKVILKQLVDAAKDLEEKHIFHRDIKSENILIETSSDVPRVRIIDFGLSCFAMERSRFRFFYGTAIHTPPECYRGKKYRPGPTTVWQMGVVLYEALHVGDFNTETFLQKELEFNKHLSSHCRNFLDACLTNVPKKRPTLGDLQLHPWLR, encoded by the exons atgaaaaaggaaacaagaaaaaatacaaatgcaggAGATAAGAAAGATCCAGGAGATCAAG aCTCTAAGAGCAGGATGGCTAAAAGAAAGGCCAGTCCTGAAAAGAAGACCCCCGAAAAAAGAAGGAGGGTCACTGAGCAGGCTGCTCCTTCCACCAGCACAGATACACATCAGGCCAAAGGAATGAAGCGTAAGGCCCAGCAAGATGGAGCAGGCACAACCAGTCCACCAAAGAAGATTAAACTTGCTGAGCCTACGAGCAGTGACAAGGAGCAAGCGTCTTCCTCCGTGGACGCTGGTAAAG ACTGCAGTCCAAACACAAAGGGGTGCACAAAAAATGGCAGAAGGAAGTCTGAGGGAGACAGCAAAGAGTCacccaagaaaaagaaaaaggacaaaaccaAAAACGTCGTCCAAAATACAGCAGCCGACCAGCAAC GGGAATTCCAAGGCAGATATGTGCAGGAGCACCATCTAGGAAAAGGCGGCTGTGGAGTAGTGTTTGCTGGCTACAGGATAACAGATCATTTCCCA GTAGCCATCAAACACATTCCCAAGGACAAAATCCCCATCCAAGTGACG GATAAGAACGGGAAGCAGGTCTCGATGGAAGTGGCCATTATGCTGAAGCTTGCAGCTGAAGCAGATGGATCAGTGGGAACGTCTGCACCCGTGTCTCTGCTGGACTGGTTTGACTTCGGCACAGAGCTGATCCTGGTGCAGGAGAGACCTGTCCCCGCTGTGGACCTGTATGATTACATAAAAGAAAATGGAGGATGTTTACCAGAGGAAAAGGCCAAG GTCATTCTGAAGCAACTGGTTGATGCAGCAAAGGACCTGGAGGAGAAACACATCTTTCACCGGGACATCAAGAGTGAAAACATTCTGATTGAGACCAGCTCAGATGTGCCTCGTGTTCGTATCATCGACTTTGGCCTGAGCTGCTTTGCTATGGAGCGATCGCGGTTCCGCTTCTTCTATG GTACAGCTATCCACACCCCTCCCGAATGTTACCGGGGTAAAAAATACAGGCCTGGACCCACCACGGTGTGGCAAATGGGAGTGGTGCTGTATGAAGCGCTTCATGTGGGGGACTTTAATACCGAGACGTTCCTCCAAAAGGAACTGGAATTCAACAAGCATCTGTCCTCAC acTGCCGGAATTTCTTGGACGCATGTTTAACCAATGTCCCGAAGAAGCGCCCAACACTGGGAGACCTCCAGCTTCACCCCTGGCTCAGATAA